In a single window of the Helicoverpa zea isolate HzStark_Cry1AcR chromosome 9, ilHelZeax1.1, whole genome shotgun sequence genome:
- the LOC124633331 gene encoding cathepsin B — translation MAASRATFVALVCALALAAADVQNPLSDDFINLINTKQNSWKAGRNFPEHTPFAHIKRLAGVLPDYHLSKLSKVEHEDELIASLPENFDPRDKWPNCPTLNEVRDQGSCGSCWAFGAVEAMTDRYCTYSNGTQHFHFSAEDLLSCCPICGLGCNGGMPTLAWEYWKHFGLVSGGSYNSSQGCRPYEIPPCEHHVPGNRMPCNGDSKTPKCEKTCESNYNVDYRKDKRYGKHVFSVSSKEDHIRAELFKNGPVEGAFTVYSDLLNYKTGVYKHTIGDALGGHAVKILGWGVENGNKYWLIANSWNSDWGDNGFFKILRGEDHCGIESSIVAGEPMFVEY, via the coding sequence ATGGCCGCTTCGCGTGCAACGTTTGTTGCGCTCGTGTGCGCTCtcgcgctcgccgccgccgaTGTGCAGAATCCGCTCAGTGACGATTTCATCAATCTCATCAACACAAAGCAAAACTCTTGGAAAGCTGGTAGGAACTTCCCAGAGCACACGCCCTTCGCACACATCAAGAGATTAGCGGGTGTCCTGCCAGATTACCATTTGTCTAAATTAAGCAAAGTTGAACATGAAGATGAATTGATTGCGAGTTTACCGGAGAACTTTGACCCGAGGGACAAATGGCCGAACTGCCCTACTTTGAACGAAGTCAGAGACCAGGGATCTTGTGGTAGCTGCTGGGCGTTTGGCGCTGTGGAGGCAATGACCGACCGGTACTGTACATACTCCAATGGAACTCAACACTTCCATTTCTCCGCTGAAGATCTCTTAAGCTGCTGCCCAATCTGCGGTCTCGGGTGTAACGGAGGTATGCCAACGTTAGCTTGGGAGTACTGGAAGCATTTCGGGCTTGTGTCTGGTGGAAGCTACAACTCAAGTCAAGGTTGCAGACCATATGAGATTCCTCCGTGTGAACATCATGTACCCGGTAATAGAATGCCTTGCAATGGTGATTCTAAGACACCAAAATGCGAAAAAACCTGCGAATCAAACTACAATGTTGACTACCGCAAAGATAAGCGGTACGGCAAACATGTTTTCTCAGTGTCAAGTAAGGAAGACCACATCAGGGCTGAGTTATTTAAGAACGGCCCAGTTGAAGGTGCGTTTACAGTATACTCGGACTTGCTGAATTACAAGACCGGTGTTTACAAGCACACTATTGGCGACGCTCTCGGTGGCCACGCTGTTAAGATCTTGGGCTGGGGAGTGGAGAATGGAAACAAGTACTGGCTCATCGCTAACTCATGGAACAGTGACTGGGGTGACAATGGATTCTTTAAAATCCTTCGTGGTGAGGATCACTGCGGTATCGAAAGCTCTATAGTAGCTGGTGAGCCTATGTTCGTTGAATATTAG